One segment of Niabella beijingensis DNA contains the following:
- a CDS encoding SusC/RagA family TonB-linked outer membrane protein gives MKLSIVILFATSFQAFSINSNSQSRITLEVKNTSISAILNKIQSRYEYRFFYTDELGLNNKKIDLLAKNATIDYVMEQLLSVTGYSYKKMSNGLVVIIGQPTGIAALQVKGTVVDENGNPLAGVSVIEKSTANGTSTAEDGSFSLNVSDENAVLIASTVGYLPQEVTVKDQKDIRIVLKKDDNKLDEVIVVGYGTQKKVNLTGAVSQVGAEALENRPVANISQALQGAIPNVNINFNTGRPGAEGSFNIRGNTSINGGGAPLILIDGVPGNLNSINPRDVENISVLKDAASAAIYGARGSFGVILVTTKKAKRGKMTVNYSNNFGWAGLTTRTDFITDGYTSAKLNDEAFLRATGNTYTRYTEEDYEELKKRQTDKSLPSVVITNRSGKDQYMYYGNTDWWHTMFRDWQPSREHSLSITGGSEKIDFLISGRIYGKDGMMQINQDNYTSYNFRAKITARLSDKLELFTNTYFNTGKYTYPGWGWNSNFVSITVHALPSYVPVNPDGTATYSSGLNSYSIGDGIFADLLHGKSKGDEKRLELINLVGATFKPIKGMEITGNYSYTFNPYSTMQRRTKAPWSINPGVISYVGNDYLAEEVNLIQYQAVNVFGSYAKKAGLHNFKIMAGYNQELRTFKQIKARNTDLLSEDLNDFRLATGQATLDGQAEEWALQGYFSRLNYDFNGKYLLEFNGRYDGSSRFPKGQRFGFFPSVSGGWRVSEEPFWSSLKGAISEFKLRSSYGSLGNQQEAAVYGYIPTLRRGTMDYIFNGTRGQSLAVPVPILQSLTWERSKSVDVGVDIGILKNRLNITYDWYVRNTLDMLIPGKTLPAVYGEASPKTNAGDMQTRGWELLLAWSDHASVAGKPFNYNVSVGVGDYKAKITRFDNPQNLLSNYYVGQELGEIWGYKIGGFFKTDEEATEYQKTVNQDFVNKQRLGAPGNWSKLMAGDMKFIDVNGDGVVNNGKNTLEDHGDLVKIGNKQPRYTFGINLGADWNGFDLSVFLQGIGKQQWYPGANADKFWGPYSRPYYSFLPVDFEEKIWNEENPNAYFPKLRGYEALNAGGSLNAPNDRYLQDLAYIRLKNLSIGYSLPESWLSKVKISRCRIYLSGDNIFTATKLKTKYIDPEMAAAEANGRIYPISKIYSFGLDLSF, from the coding sequence ATGAAGCTTAGTATCGTTATTCTGTTCGCTACATCGTTTCAGGCATTTTCAATAAACAGCAACTCCCAGAGCAGGATAACCCTGGAGGTGAAAAATACTTCCATTTCCGCTATTTTGAACAAGATACAGTCCCGGTATGAGTACCGGTTCTTTTATACCGATGAACTGGGGCTGAACAACAAAAAGATCGATCTGTTGGCCAAAAATGCAACCATCGATTATGTGATGGAACAACTGTTAAGTGTTACCGGTTATTCCTATAAAAAAATGAGTAACGGACTGGTGGTGATCATTGGTCAGCCAACCGGTATTGCGGCGTTACAGGTAAAGGGAACAGTGGTGGATGAAAACGGCAACCCGCTGGCAGGGGTCAGTGTCATTGAAAAAAGCACCGCCAACGGTACCTCCACTGCTGAAGACGGAAGTTTCTCACTGAATGTCAGCGATGAAAACGCTGTGCTGATCGCATCCACCGTCGGATACCTGCCACAGGAAGTAACCGTAAAAGATCAGAAGGACATCCGGATCGTTCTTAAAAAAGATGACAATAAACTGGACGAGGTGATCGTAGTGGGCTATGGCACACAGAAAAAAGTAAACCTTACCGGGGCTGTAAGCCAGGTAGGGGCAGAAGCGCTGGAGAACCGGCCGGTGGCCAATATCTCGCAGGCCTTACAGGGGGCCATTCCGAATGTCAATATCAATTTTAATACGGGACGACCAGGTGCAGAGGGAAGTTTTAATATAAGAGGGAATACGTCCATCAATGGGGGCGGCGCTCCGCTGATACTGATCGACGGCGTTCCCGGCAACCTCAACAGTATCAACCCCAGGGATGTGGAGAATATCAGCGTGTTAAAAGACGCGGCATCCGCGGCAATTTATGGTGCCCGGGGATCTTTTGGAGTGATCCTCGTTACCACAAAGAAAGCAAAGCGGGGTAAGATGACCGTTAATTATTCCAATAATTTCGGGTGGGCCGGACTAACCACCCGGACCGATTTTATAACGGATGGGTACACATCGGCAAAACTGAATGACGAGGCTTTCCTGCGGGCAACCGGCAATACCTATACCCGTTATACGGAAGAGGATTATGAGGAATTGAAAAAGCGGCAGACCGATAAGTCGCTGCCCAGTGTTGTGATCACCAACCGCAGCGGAAAGGATCAGTACATGTATTATGGAAATACGGACTGGTGGCACACAATGTTCCGCGACTGGCAACCTTCAAGAGAACATTCTCTGAGCATCACCGGAGGGTCGGAGAAGATCGACTTTCTGATTTCCGGAAGGATATACGGCAAGGACGGAATGATGCAGATCAACCAGGATAATTATACCTCTTATAATTTCCGTGCAAAGATCACTGCACGCTTATCCGACAAGCTGGAGCTGTTCACCAATACCTATTTTAATACGGGTAAGTACACCTATCCCGGATGGGGATGGAACAGCAATTTTGTGTCCATTACGGTACATGCATTGCCTTCTTATGTTCCCGTAAACCCGGATGGTACCGCCACTTACAGTTCCGGTCTGAACAGCTATTCGATCGGGGATGGGATCTTTGCCGACCTGCTGCACGGAAAATCCAAGGGGGATGAAAAACGGCTGGAGCTGATCAACCTGGTGGGGGCTACCTTTAAACCCATTAAAGGAATGGAGATCACGGGGAATTATTCTTATACGTTCAATCCGTATTCCACCATGCAGCGCAGAACAAAGGCGCCCTGGTCCATCAACCCCGGAGTGATCAGCTATGTAGGCAATGATTACCTGGCAGAGGAGGTGAACCTGATACAATACCAGGCCGTGAATGTTTTCGGTAGTTATGCAAAAAAGGCAGGACTGCATAATTTTAAGATTATGGCCGGCTATAACCAGGAGCTGCGCACCTTCAAACAGATCAAAGCAAGAAATACGGACCTGCTTTCTGAAGACCTGAATGATTTCAGGCTGGCTACCGGGCAGGCAACGCTGGACGGGCAGGCGGAAGAATGGGCATTGCAGGGGTATTTTTCCAGGCTGAATTACGACTTCAATGGAAAATATTTACTGGAATTCAACGGGCGGTATGACGGATCATCGCGTTTTCCCAAGGGCCAGCGTTTTGGTTTTTTCCCTTCCGTATCGGGAGGCTGGCGGGTGAGCGAGGAACCGTTCTGGAGCTCACTGAAGGGTGCGATCAGCGAATTTAAATTAAGAAGCTCTTACGGATCGCTGGGCAACCAGCAGGAAGCCGCAGTTTATGGCTATATTCCAACGCTGCGCCGTGGAACAATGGATTATATTTTTAACGGAACACGGGGACAATCCCTTGCGGTTCCCGTGCCCATTTTGCAAAGTCTTACCTGGGAACGTTCCAAGTCGGTTGATGTAGGTGTGGATATCGGCATATTAAAAAACCGGTTGAATATTACTTATGACTGGTACGTACGGAATACACTGGATATGCTGATCCCCGGAAAGACCCTGCCGGCTGTTTACGGCGAAGCCTCGCCCAAGACCAATGCCGGCGATATGCAGACAAGAGGCTGGGAACTGCTGTTGGCCTGGAGCGATCATGCATCCGTTGCAGGCAAGCCCTTTAATTATAATGTAAGTGTAGGCGTGGGTGATTATAAAGCAAAGATCACCCGGTTCGACAATCCTCAAAACCTGCTGAGCAATTACTATGTAGGGCAGGAGCTGGGCGAGATCTGGGGGTATAAGATCGGGGGATTCTTTAAAACAGATGAGGAGGCCACCGAATACCAGAAAACCGTAAACCAGGATTTTGTAAACAAACAACGGCTGGGTGCGCCGGGCAACTGGTCGAAACTGATGGCCGGCGATATGAAGTTCATTGATGTGAACGGCGATGGTGTTGTGAACAACGGGAAGAATACATTGGAAGATCATGGGGACCTGGTAAAAATAGGAAATAAGCAGCCCCGCTATACATTCGGGATCAACCTGGGTGCCGACTGGAATGGCTTTGACCTGTCGGTATTCCTGCAGGGGATCGGAAAGCAGCAATGGTATCCGGGAGCGAATGCGGACAAGTTCTGGGGACCGTATTCCCGGCCCTATTATTCATTTCTGCCGGTTGATTTCGAGGAAAAGATCTGGAACGAGGAGAACCCCAATGCTTATTTCCCGAAACTGCGTGGCTATGAAGCACTGAATGCAGGCGGATCACTGAACGCGCCCAATGACCGTTATTTGCAGGACCTTGCTTATATCCGGCTGAAGAACCTGAGCATCGGGTATTCGTTGCCGGAAAGCTGGCTGTCAAAAGTCAAAATTTCCCGTTGCCGGATCTACTTAAGCGGCGACAATATTTTTACAGCTACCAAACTCAAAACAAAATACATCGATCCGGAAATGGCGGCAGCGGAAGCAAACGGGCGGATCTACCCGATCAGCAAAATCTATTCTTTTGGTCTGGATCTTTCTTTTTAA
- a CDS encoding FecR domain-containing protein, which translates to MKAFMDNDRLLELLGKKSAGELTLQEQIELSRLLKENPDDQSFALALEELMTTLTTYEGAVPEKEVDDFIRNVQNKIDRKKRGRRNVPVVRWVLGAAAAVLIIVLTGVVYYRNGNAGQVLPNVVATKKGNKTNIVLPDGTKVWVNADSRLTYDPSFGKDMREVELTGEAYFEVVHDPKRPFIVHTKNIDVRVFGTVFNVRSYADEPSTQTTLISGSVQVSLKHASNKKIMLSPNEKLVIRNTYPEPLSKEETTDLPQLELLAVKSNPLDSSVSETEWVNNKLVFDKDRLEQIIPVLERWYDIKIVCRNRPVTRTFSGTFENDKLEDVLQSLQLSAGIKYKIEKDIVTIY; encoded by the coding sequence GTGAAGGCTTTTATGGATAATGACCGGTTATTGGAATTGTTGGGTAAAAAGAGTGCGGGGGAACTCACCTTGCAGGAGCAGATTGAGTTGAGCCGGCTTCTCAAAGAAAACCCTGATGACCAGTCTTTTGCTCTGGCTTTAGAGGAGCTTATGACCACTTTAACCACCTATGAGGGAGCAGTTCCTGAAAAAGAGGTGGATGATTTTATCCGGAATGTACAGAACAAAATTGACCGGAAAAAAAGGGGACGCCGGAATGTTCCGGTTGTCCGGTGGGTACTGGGTGCGGCGGCGGCGGTGCTGATCATCGTACTGACTGGAGTCGTATATTACCGGAACGGGAATGCCGGTCAGGTATTGCCCAATGTGGTGGCCACAAAAAAAGGAAACAAAACCAATATCGTACTTCCCGATGGCACGAAGGTTTGGGTGAATGCAGATAGCCGGTTAACATACGATCCGTCTTTTGGAAAGGATATGAGGGAGGTGGAACTGACCGGGGAAGCTTATTTTGAAGTGGTGCATGATCCGAAACGTCCTTTTATCGTACATACCAAGAATATCGATGTACGGGTTTTCGGAACAGTATTTAATGTACGGAGTTACGCAGATGAACCCAGCACACAAACCACATTGATAAGCGGCTCGGTGCAGGTAAGTCTGAAACATGCATCAAATAAGAAGATCATGCTGTCACCAAACGAGAAACTGGTGATCCGGAATACCTATCCGGAGCCGTTATCGAAGGAAGAGACCACAGACCTGCCTCAGCTGGAGTTGCTGGCAGTAAAATCGAACCCTCTGGATTCTTCCGTGTCTGAAACGGAATGGGTCAACAATAAACTGGTTTTTGACAAAGACCGTCTTGAACAGATCATTCCTGTATTGGAGCGCTGGTATGATATAAAAATCGTGTGCAGGAACAGGCCTGTTACCCGGACTTTCAGTGGAACATTTGAAAACGATAAGCTTGAAGACGTGTTGCAGTCATTGCAATTGTCTGCGGGTATAAAATATAAAATCGAAAAAGATATAGTGACCATCTATTAG
- a CDS encoding RNA polymerase sigma-70 factor, whose protein sequence is MQKADLPYLIKLISGEGNENAFNELMRYYYPGLLSFANSILNDRLLGEELIQDIFVQLWENKKTLPAINNLSNYLYRAVKYSCFAELGRKKRIHCDELGDSLIMAYTGSDSKLLSEENLKQIAEAVNKLPPRCRLIFRLIKDEGLKYSEVASILDISVKTVEAQMTIALRTLSLTLKNAFPEYRSNFFEKKSRSS, encoded by the coding sequence ATGCAAAAGGCGGATCTGCCATATCTTATAAAACTGATCTCCGGAGAAGGGAATGAAAATGCATTCAATGAATTGATGCGTTATTATTATCCGGGCCTATTATCATTCGCAAATTCCATACTCAACGATCGGTTGCTTGGCGAAGAACTCATCCAGGATATCTTTGTTCAGCTCTGGGAAAATAAAAAAACACTTCCGGCGATCAACAATCTGTCCAATTACCTCTACCGGGCGGTTAAATATTCCTGTTTTGCAGAGCTGGGGAGAAAGAAACGCATTCATTGTGATGAGCTGGGAGACTCATTGATTATGGCATACACCGGGTCCGATTCGAAGCTCCTCAGTGAAGAGAATTTAAAACAGATAGCGGAAGCGGTCAATAAACTGCCACCGCGATGCCGGCTGATCTTCCGCCTTATAAAGGATGAGGGATTAAAATACAGCGAAGTGGCAAGTATCCTGGATATTTCTGTAAAAACAGTAGAAGCCCAGATGACTATAGCCTTAAGGACACTTTCCCTGACGCTTAAAAATGCTTTCCCGGAATACCGGAGCAACTTTTTTGAAAAAAAATCGAGATCTTCTTAA
- a CDS encoding DUF3037 domain-containing protein — protein MQELLVYEYAVIRVVPRVEREEFVNVGVIVFCKKTKFLEAMVSLNREKLCCLHPETDIDCLEDNLRAFCAIAAGDKDAASGIARLDVASRFRWLAATRSTVIQCSKVHPGMAATMEGVVQLLLEKLVR, from the coding sequence ATGCAAGAGCTGCTGGTATATGAGTATGCGGTGATCCGCGTGGTGCCTCGTGTGGAACGTGAGGAGTTTGTCAATGTAGGCGTGATCGTATTCTGCAAAAAAACAAAGTTCCTGGAAGCCATGGTTTCATTGAACAGGGAAAAATTATGCTGCCTGCACCCTGAAACCGATATCGATTGCCTTGAAGACAACCTGCGGGCCTTTTGCGCGATTGCGGCGGGGGATAAGGATGCCGCTTCGGGAATCGCACGACTGGATGTAGCTTCCCGGTTTCGCTGGCTGGCTGCTACAAGGAGCACGGTGATCCAGTGCTCGAAAGTGCATCCCGGTATGGCGGCAACGATGGAAGGAGTAGTACAGTTACTGCTTGAAAAATTGGTCCGGTAA
- a CDS encoding HipA family kinase yields MPEIRSVNVTRYVTPLREGGSLPAIAEADDGFLYALKFRGAGQGVKALVAELIGGEVARALQLKVPELVLAHLDEAFGRTEGDEEIQDLLKASQGWNLALHYLSGSVTFDPAVTDVDPLLASKIVWMDAFLTNMDRTVRNTNMLLWNRELWLIDHGACLYFHHNWESWSVQMKSAFPLIKDHVLLKKASELEAADVFCTGILSEQRLHEIVNLIPMEWLVYDEALGDPEAAREVYLQFLTWRLKHSSTFLKTALDARAAGI; encoded by the coding sequence ATGCCCGAGATCCGTTCGGTGAACGTCACAAGATATGTAACGCCTCTGAGGGAGGGCGGATCGCTTCCTGCGATTGCAGAAGCGGACGACGGTTTTTTATATGCATTGAAATTCCGGGGGGCGGGACAGGGCGTAAAGGCGCTGGTAGCGGAGCTGATCGGCGGCGAAGTAGCGCGTGCGCTGCAGCTGAAAGTACCCGAACTGGTATTGGCGCATCTGGACGAAGCTTTCGGACGTACGGAAGGGGATGAGGAGATACAGGACCTGCTGAAGGCCAGCCAGGGCTGGAACCTGGCCCTGCATTACCTGAGTGGTTCGGTCACTTTTGATCCTGCAGTAACTGATGTGGATCCCCTGCTGGCTTCAAAGATCGTATGGATGGATGCCTTCCTTACTAATATGGACCGTACGGTACGTAATACCAATATGTTATTATGGAACCGGGAGCTCTGGCTGATCGATCATGGGGCCTGTCTTTATTTTCATCATAACTGGGAAAGCTGGTCCGTGCAGATGAAGAGTGCTTTTCCGTTGATAAAGGATCATGTGCTGCTCAAAAAAGCTTCGGAGCTGGAAGCAGCGGATGTGTTTTGCACCGGCATCCTGAGCGAACAGCGGTTGCATGAGATCGTAAACCTGATCCCTATGGAATGGCTGGTATACGACGAAGCCCTTGGAGACCCCGAAGCTGCACGTGAAGTATACCTGCAATTCCTTACCTGGCGTTTAAAACATTCTTCCACCTTTTTAAAAACGGCACTGGATGCAAGAGCTGCTGGTATATGA
- a CDS encoding Crp/Fnr family transcriptional regulator — translation MKLLFNHIDQYYPLSAAAREALAENFEEQVLAKNKFLITEGRVCNQLYFLQQGALRGYINVDGKEMTNWFGFEEHFVTSFYSFITRQPSVENIQLMEGCILWAITRERLTKLFDAFPEIERLVRIIYENYYIRLEERYVNAQLRTATERYESLIQEAPHVLERVPLGHISSYLGISPETLSRIRSRFNKPATGF, via the coding sequence ATGAAACTTCTTTTTAACCACATCGACCAGTACTATCCGCTGAGTGCCGCGGCCAGGGAAGCCCTTGCAGAAAATTTTGAGGAACAGGTGCTGGCTAAAAACAAGTTCCTGATCACGGAAGGCAGGGTCTGTAACCAACTGTACTTCCTCCAGCAAGGTGCTTTAAGAGGTTATATCAATGTTGACGGGAAAGAAATGACCAACTGGTTCGGATTCGAAGAACATTTTGTCACTTCCTTTTACAGCTTTATTACAAGGCAGCCAAGTGTTGAAAATATCCAACTGATGGAGGGTTGTATCCTGTGGGCCATCACCCGTGAACGGCTTACAAAGTTGTTTGACGCTTTCCCGGAAATAGAGCGTCTCGTACGGATCATTTATGAGAACTACTACATCCGTCTGGAAGAACGTTATGTAAATGCCCAGCTGCGAACGGCTACCGAACGTTACGAAAGCCTGATACAGGAGGCACCGCATGTCCTCGAGCGTGTTCCTCTTGGTCATATTTCTTCGTACCTGGGTATCAGCCCGGAAACACTCAGCAGGATCCGGAGCCGCTTTAACAAACCCGCAACCGGTTTTTGA